A genomic segment from Desulfurispirillum indicum S5 encodes:
- the fliO gene encoding flagellar biosynthetic protein FliO, giving the protein MIVSTDAPVADYRLHQDKTGKVLVLTLSGLGVSSELPVRYQVEDSYFHTLKLASAKDEATVQVELRQELEQVYFRVAPRESGHGLELHFSPPGGGISDYVPGETLQTMEDIDLFEGAYTMIISLLVVLALFAVVVWFMRRLSGRQVLLETNDIRVISRTPIGNKKNLVVVEVFEETLLIGEWDDGLCFMKTIENEKTLSRIRLHDKKVHANFSSYLKRAVTRNSVSGLTHSIRSRMDNLRSEQRDEKNP; this is encoded by the coding sequence GTGATCGTTTCAACCGACGCGCCCGTTGCCGATTATCGCCTGCACCAGGATAAGACGGGCAAGGTTCTGGTGCTTACGTTGAGTGGCCTTGGGGTGAGTTCTGAGTTGCCTGTGCGTTACCAGGTGGAGGACAGCTATTTCCATACGTTGAAACTGGCATCGGCAAAAGATGAGGCCACCGTGCAGGTGGAGCTTCGCCAGGAGCTGGAGCAGGTATATTTCCGCGTTGCTCCGCGGGAGTCGGGCCATGGACTTGAACTGCATTTTTCCCCCCCGGGTGGTGGCATCAGTGACTATGTCCCTGGTGAAACCCTTCAGACCATGGAGGATATAGACCTCTTTGAGGGCGCCTACACCATGATCATTTCGCTTCTGGTGGTTCTGGCGCTCTTTGCCGTTGTCGTCTGGTTCATGCGGAGACTCTCGGGCCGCCAGGTTCTGCTGGAGACCAACGATATCCGCGTAATCTCCCGTACTCCCATTGGCAACAAGAAAAACTTGGTTGTGGTTGAGGTTTTCGAGGAGACCCTGTTGATTGGGGAGTGGGACGATGGCCTGTGCTTTATGAAAACCATAGAAAACGAGAAGACCCTGAGCCGGATACGCCTTCATGACAAGAAAGTGCATGCGAACTTTTCATCTTATCTCAAGCGTGCGGTGACCCGCAACAGTGTCAGTGGTCTGACCCACAGCATACGGAGCCGAATGGATAATCTGCGGAGTGAGCAACGTGATGAAAAAAATCCTTAA
- the flhA gene encoding flagellar biosynthesis protein FlhA — protein sequence MSTSPDIIAAFGILSVIAIMVLPVPAPLLDILLTISITLGVLVILVSLYIREPLDFSIFPSVLLIVTLFRLSLNVATTRTILLHGHEGEAAAGQVIQAFGQFVVGGNYVVGIIVFIILVIINFKVITNGASRVAEVAARFTLDAMPGKQMAIDADLNAGFIDDKEAKVRREHIRREADFHGAMDGASKFVKGDAVAGIIITIINIVGGLIIGMAQGGMGFSEAAQVYTLLTIGDGLVSQIPALIVSTAVGIVVTRAASESNLGEDIAQQFIVSPKVIWVASVILFIFGIIPGMPFIPFMTLAALLATLAYFIQTGKIGKILEEGLGASESDSGSVQEEAPKSHEEEVEELLQMDSLELEVGYGVIPLVDSSQGGDLLNRIKSLRKNIALELGFIVPPIRIRDNLQLKPNDYVFKVKGIEVGSGDVYPGQLLAMNPVGDDITLPGTPTVEPAFGLKAMWVTDNYSDEAEMLGYTVVDAGTVISTHIGELIKQHSKDILGKQETQSLLDNIQKSHPSVVGDLVPGQLPLGAVQHVLQNLLSERISIRNMLTILETLGDYAAATKDPDILTDYVRGRLSRQITKMYADETNTIRVLTLDPHLEQMISESIQKSDQGRVVVMEPHKAQRFLVNLIHTADRISEQGVTPVLMVSPVVRAPLKRLVMRYAPKLVILAHTELADSVNIEALGTVGLEEKRE from the coding sequence ATGTCTACAAGTCCTGATATAATAGCAGCTTTTGGTATTTTATCGGTTATTGCCATAATGGTGCTTCCTGTTCCGGCTCCGCTGCTGGATATTCTGCTCACGATCAGTATAACTTTGGGTGTCCTGGTTATCCTGGTTTCACTCTATATTCGTGAGCCGCTGGATTTCTCCATATTTCCTTCGGTACTCCTGATTGTCACACTCTTTCGACTTTCCCTGAACGTTGCAACCACGAGGACAATCCTGCTGCATGGCCATGAGGGCGAAGCAGCCGCTGGCCAGGTGATCCAGGCTTTCGGCCAGTTTGTCGTGGGCGGGAACTACGTGGTCGGTATCATTGTCTTCATTATTCTTGTCATCATTAATTTCAAGGTTATCACCAATGGTGCCAGTCGCGTGGCTGAAGTTGCTGCGCGCTTTACCCTTGACGCCATGCCCGGCAAGCAGATGGCCATTGATGCTGATCTGAATGCCGGCTTCATTGACGACAAGGAAGCAAAAGTACGGCGTGAGCATATTCGCCGTGAAGCGGACTTCCATGGCGCCATGGATGGTGCTTCCAAGTTTGTGAAGGGTGACGCCGTTGCCGGGATTATTATCACGATCATCAATATCGTGGGTGGATTGATCATTGGCATGGCCCAGGGGGGCATGGGCTTCAGCGAGGCGGCCCAGGTCTATACGCTGTTGACCATCGGTGACGGCCTGGTGAGTCAGATACCGGCACTGATTGTCTCTACCGCGGTGGGTATCGTGGTGACCCGTGCGGCCAGTGAGTCAAACCTTGGTGAGGACATCGCCCAGCAGTTTATCGTGAGCCCGAAAGTCATCTGGGTTGCCAGCGTGATCCTCTTCATCTTCGGCATTATTCCCGGCATGCCCTTTATCCCCTTTATGACTCTGGCAGCTTTACTGGCGACACTGGCGTACTTCATTCAAACAGGGAAGATAGGCAAGATTCTTGAAGAGGGCCTGGGTGCGTCTGAATCCGACAGTGGGAGTGTCCAGGAGGAAGCTCCGAAGTCCCATGAGGAAGAGGTGGAAGAACTTCTTCAGATGGATTCCCTGGAGCTCGAAGTGGGATATGGCGTCATCCCTTTGGTGGACAGTTCCCAGGGTGGTGACCTGCTGAACCGCATCAAGTCCCTGCGCAAGAATATTGCACTGGAGTTAGGCTTTATTGTGCCGCCCATTCGCATTCGGGACAATCTGCAGCTCAAGCCCAACGACTATGTCTTCAAAGTCAAGGGGATTGAGGTGGGCTCCGGTGATGTCTATCCTGGTCAGCTTCTTGCCATGAACCCGGTTGGCGACGATATCACCCTGCCCGGGACGCCGACGGTCGAGCCGGCTTTTGGCCTGAAAGCGATGTGGGTTACGGATAATTACAGTGATGAAGCAGAGATGCTTGGCTATACGGTTGTCGATGCTGGTACGGTCATTTCCACCCATATTGGCGAACTGATCAAGCAGCACTCCAAGGATATTCTCGGCAAGCAGGAAACCCAGAGCCTGCTTGATAATATTCAGAAATCCCATCCCAGTGTGGTGGGTGATCTGGTTCCGGGTCAGCTTCCCCTGGGAGCGGTACAGCATGTGCTGCAGAATCTTCTGAGTGAACGTATATCCATCCGTAATATGCTGACAATACTTGAGACCCTTGGTGATTACGCTGCTGCCACCAAGGATCCGGATATCCTCACGGACTATGTGCGCGGGCGACTCAGTCGCCAGATTACCAAGATGTATGCTGATGAAACCAATACCATACGGGTTCTGACACTCGATCCGCACCTGGAACAGATGATCTCCGAGTCTATCCAGAAATCCGATCAAGGGCGTGTGGTGGTGATGGAGCCCCACAAGGCACAGCGTTTCCTGGTAAATCTCATTCACACCGCTGACCGGATCAGCGAACAGGGGGTCACGCCGGTGCTCATGGTTTCCCCCGTAGTGCGCGCGCCACTGAAACGCCTGGTGATGCGTTATGCGCCCAAGCTTGTTATTCTGGCACATACCGAACTTGCTGACAGTGTGAATATTGAAGCCCTCGGCACCGTCGGACTTGAAGAAAAGAGAGAGTAA
- a CDS encoding sigma-70 family RNA polymerase sigma factor — MRKFEEFCPRAELKNTPAIRNQIIEEYAPLIKYIATRIHAGLPSNIELDDLISIGALGLIDAIDKFDMNRGVLFKTYAESRIRGKILDELRKLDWLPRGLRQKNKALDRAYSKLGINEGREVSDGELAAELGIDEAEVQQYISQAGGYTMLSLDEQMYDRDGSESGTLSDLIPDRENAGPEEHLEITQNQEFLKKHIRLLSEKEQQMLALYYYEELTMKEIGTVLGITESRVSQIHSQALFKLKKAMGRL, encoded by the coding sequence ATGAGGAAATTTGAGGAATTTTGCCCCAGGGCAGAACTCAAAAATACTCCTGCCATTCGTAACCAGATTATCGAGGAGTACGCTCCTTTGATAAAGTACATAGCTACACGCATACACGCAGGTCTCCCTTCGAATATCGAACTCGATGACCTTATCAGTATTGGAGCGCTGGGGCTTATTGATGCCATTGATAAATTTGACATGAATCGCGGCGTGCTCTTCAAAACCTATGCTGAATCGCGAATTCGTGGCAAGATACTCGACGAACTGCGTAAGCTTGACTGGTTGCCCCGTGGATTGCGACAAAAAAATAAGGCACTGGATCGTGCCTACAGTAAGCTGGGCATCAATGAGGGCAGGGAAGTCTCTGACGGAGAGCTGGCTGCGGAACTGGGCATTGATGAGGCAGAAGTTCAGCAGTATATCTCCCAAGCCGGTGGGTACACCATGCTGAGTCTGGATGAACAGATGTATGACCGTGATGGCAGCGAATCAGGGACGCTGAGCGACCTGATTCCTGATCGCGAAAACGCTGGTCCGGAGGAGCACCTGGAGATTACTCAGAACCAGGAATTTCTAAAAAAACATATACGCTTGCTTTCGGAGAAGGAACAGCAGATGCTGGCCCTCTATTATTACGAAGAGTTGACCATGAAGGAAATTGGGACTGTGCTGGGGATAACGGAATCCCGGGTTTCTCAGATTCACTCACAGGCCCTTTTTAAGTTAAAGAAAGCCATGGGGCGCCTCTAG
- the fliR gene encoding flagellar biosynthetic protein FliR encodes MPFDPALLNLQEINTFILSFIRTLSIVVSMPVLGGEQVKMQVKIGLSLLVSALLFPMVSAHGAVIPPNIFELMIVIFKEIFIGLAIGFAGQIILGIIQFAGQIMGFQVGLSMSNVLDPMTNIQVPIIGQFLTIFVVLLFLLANGHHYVFMGLYESYTLIPLGMLSFGNLGGFAQLVIELAATIFYVGFKITGPVFVVVLISQSINGILGKMVPQINLLTVGLPVQIFFGLLTLALVIPALRVVLEGIFSQFYRNIFIILRIFAA; translated from the coding sequence ATGCCCTTTGATCCCGCACTCTTGAATCTGCAGGAAATCAATACGTTTATCCTCTCATTCATTCGCACCCTCTCCATTGTGGTAAGTATGCCGGTTCTCGGCGGAGAACAGGTCAAAATGCAGGTGAAGATCGGCCTGAGTCTGCTGGTCAGCGCCCTGCTCTTTCCCATGGTTTCAGCCCATGGTGCTGTTATTCCGCCGAATATCTTTGAACTCATGATCGTGATCTTCAAGGAGATATTCATTGGCCTGGCCATTGGTTTTGCTGGTCAGATCATTTTGGGCATCATTCAGTTTGCCGGTCAGATCATGGGTTTTCAGGTGGGGCTGAGCATGTCCAACGTCCTTGATCCCATGACCAATATACAGGTTCCTATTATTGGTCAGTTTCTGACTATTTTTGTGGTACTGCTCTTCCTGCTGGCCAATGGGCACCACTATGTGTTTATGGGGCTGTATGAGAGTTACACCCTCATCCCCTTAGGTATGCTCAGCTTCGGGAACCTGGGTGGATTTGCCCAATTGGTGATTGAACTCGCCGCGACGATATTCTATGTTGGCTTCAAGATTACCGGGCCTGTATTTGTGGTTGTTCTCATCTCACAGTCCATTAACGGCATACTCGGGAAAATGGTGCCCCAGATTAACCTGCTCACCGTTGGTCTGCCGGTGCAGATATTTTTTGGTCTGCTGACGCTGGCACTGGTTATTCCGGCATTGCGGGTGGTGCTGGAGGGTATTTTCTCCCAATTTTATCGCAATATCTTTATTATTCTGCGGATATTTGCCGCATAA
- the fliP gene encoding flagellar type III secretion system pore protein FliP (The bacterial flagellar biogenesis protein FliP forms a type III secretion system (T3SS)-type pore required for flagellar assembly.) — protein sequence MKKILKGLALLGLLGLAQGVFAQEQIPLPVITFGVESSSDPSNVAVTLQILFLLTILTLAPSILVLMTSFVRILIVLSFLRQAMGTMQSPPNQVLVSLALFLTFYIMMPTFQQINDVALQPYLNQEIGTQEALDNAARPLSEFMLKHTREKDLALFVHFSGDERPATKEDVSFFTLVPAFVISELKTAFQMGFMIFIPFLIIDMVVASTLMSMGMMMLPPAMISMPFKVILFVLVDGWNLVMSSLLRSFVER from the coding sequence ATGAAAAAAATCCTTAAGGGACTTGCGCTTCTGGGGCTTCTTGGTCTGGCCCAGGGTGTTTTTGCCCAGGAGCAGATTCCGCTTCCCGTCATTACTTTCGGCGTTGAGTCTTCCAGTGATCCCTCCAATGTGGCGGTAACGCTGCAGATTCTATTTCTGCTCACCATACTGACACTGGCGCCTTCTATTCTGGTGCTGATGACGTCATTTGTGCGCATTCTCATCGTGCTGAGCTTTCTGCGTCAGGCCATGGGCACGATGCAGTCGCCACCAAACCAGGTGCTGGTGAGTCTGGCGCTTTTTCTCACCTTTTACATCATGATGCCGACTTTCCAACAGATTAACGACGTGGCCCTGCAGCCCTACCTGAATCAGGAGATCGGTACTCAGGAAGCACTGGATAACGCGGCCAGGCCCCTGTCGGAATTCATGCTCAAGCACACCCGAGAAAAGGATCTGGCGCTCTTTGTGCACTTCAGTGGTGATGAGCGTCCCGCGACCAAAGAGGACGTATCATTTTTTACCCTGGTACCCGCATTCGTCATCAGTGAGCTGAAGACGGCGTTTCAGATGGGTTTCATGATCTTTATTCCCTTTCTGATCATTGATATGGTGGTGGCCAGCACCCTGATGAGCATGGGGATGATGATGTTGCCGCCAGCCATGATCAGTATGCCCTTCAAGGTCATTCTCTTTGTCCTCGTGGATGGCTGGAATCTGGTGATGTCCAGCCTGCTGCGCAGCTTTGTGGAGCGCTAG
- a CDS encoding flagellar basal body-associated FliL family protein: protein MAIEDKEEKESSNSPAKGGGSKKLLIIILILVLVLLLAGAGAYFLLRSPAPAAAPGAEADVPGAPTETTEIGTMYPMDTFIVNLADVLGKRYLRVTIQLEMDNPRLARELDRRSPQLRDAVLTILSSKKYEDISTAQGKLRLRSEIVSRVNAFLTSGSIRRVYFTEFVVQ from the coding sequence ATGGCCATTGAAGACAAGGAAGAGAAGGAGTCGTCCAACTCGCCGGCGAAGGGTGGTGGATCGAAAAAGCTTCTTATTATTATACTCATACTCGTTCTTGTGCTGCTGCTGGCTGGTGCAGGTGCGTATTTCCTGTTGCGCAGTCCCGCGCCTGCCGCGGCTCCTGGCGCGGAAGCTGATGTTCCGGGTGCGCCAACAGAGACGACGGAAATCGGCACCATGTACCCCATGGATACGTTTATCGTGAACCTGGCTGACGTCCTCGGCAAACGCTATCTGCGGGTGACCATTCAGCTTGAGATGGATAATCCCCGTCTGGCCCGCGAACTTGATCGGCGCTCCCCCCAGCTTCGCGATGCGGTCCTGACAATCCTCTCCAGTAAGAAATATGAGGATATCTCCACTGCTCAGGGCAAGTTACGGTTGCGCAGTGAAATTGTATCCAGGGTAAATGCCTTTCTGACCAGTGGCAGTATCCGCAGGGTTTACTTTACTGAATTCGTGGTGCAGTGA
- the flhF gene encoding flagellar biosynthesis protein FlhF codes for MQVKRYEVFDMKEAMEKIKQDLGPEAVILSTKTISKSGSFGMFSRPLMEVTAAVDVESQKLTQQERPVAGMAKNLHAAYNSRGALSTVEDVDSDADVQRILSAFKDATSDEGRGSIPSARQNAAGAGRRSATAGVKTTTTPQQEQIQTILQELKALRESMLQQHATDQMFRQQQEQIAELKGILLSLATEKYSARPVFEEKPLNDLYTKLLRAGVDRYICHKMVDALKAKLGSVDDTELVMRNARQLVSRIVPMGDGIEVDGIHPKIVALIGPTGVGKTTTIAKIAADHLLRQGVSVGLITLDTYRIAAVEQLKTYANIIKIPVEVVNQNESLLLALRKNLDKDLVLVDTAGRSHRDTQQIEDLMRFLREEKIKVEVHIVLSASTKEADLNDIMQSFEKVGIDRAIITKLDESSSFGGVFNCLAKRGLPVSYFANGQDVPNDLIPASNHAFFELLTGTPAEEKR; via the coding sequence ATGCAGGTAAAACGCTACGAAGTATTCGACATGAAAGAGGCCATGGAGAAGATCAAGCAGGACCTTGGCCCGGAAGCCGTGATCCTCTCCACCAAGACCATAAGCAAGTCGGGCTCCTTTGGTATGTTTTCACGTCCTCTGATGGAAGTGACGGCTGCCGTAGATGTTGAAAGCCAGAAACTCACGCAGCAGGAGAGACCTGTCGCTGGAATGGCAAAAAACCTGCATGCAGCCTATAACAGTCGGGGAGCGTTGAGCACAGTGGAAGATGTTGACAGTGATGCCGATGTGCAACGCATTCTCAGTGCCTTCAAGGATGCCACCTCCGATGAGGGGCGTGGGAGTATCCCCTCCGCACGACAAAACGCTGCGGGCGCAGGGCGCCGATCCGCCACGGCAGGAGTAAAGACCACGACAACACCGCAACAGGAACAGATTCAGACAATTCTGCAGGAATTGAAGGCGTTGCGTGAGTCCATGCTGCAGCAGCACGCAACGGATCAGATGTTTCGTCAGCAGCAAGAGCAGATCGCCGAGTTGAAGGGTATCCTGCTCAGTCTGGCTACGGAAAAATATTCCGCCAGACCGGTTTTCGAGGAAAAGCCTCTGAATGATCTCTACACCAAGCTGCTGCGCGCTGGAGTGGACCGGTATATCTGCCATAAAATGGTTGATGCCCTGAAGGCAAAGCTTGGATCTGTTGACGACACTGAGCTGGTCATGCGCAATGCGCGGCAGTTGGTGTCGCGCATTGTTCCCATGGGTGACGGTATTGAGGTCGATGGTATTCATCCGAAAATCGTGGCGCTGATCGGGCCGACCGGAGTTGGGAAGACGACTACCATTGCCAAGATAGCAGCAGATCATCTGCTGCGCCAGGGGGTTTCGGTAGGGCTTATCACGCTGGATACCTACCGGATCGCGGCAGTTGAACAACTGAAAACCTATGCCAATATCATCAAGATCCCGGTCGAGGTGGTCAACCAGAACGAGTCGCTTCTGCTGGCGCTGCGCAAAAATCTTGATAAAGACCTGGTGCTGGTTGATACGGCGGGCCGCTCCCACCGCGATACTCAGCAGATAGAAGACCTGATGCGTTTTCTGAGGGAGGAGAAGATAAAGGTGGAAGTACATATTGTCCTGAGTGCCTCCACCAAAGAAGCAGATCTCAATGACATCATGCAGAGCTTTGAAAAGGTAGGTATTGACCGGGCAATTATTACCAAACTTGATGAATCAAGCAGTTTTGGCGGGGTATTCAACTGCCTGGCCAAGCGGGGTCTTCCGGTCTCCTACTTCGCCAATGGTCAGGATGTGCCCAATGACCTGATACCTGCCAGTAATCATGCTTTTTTTGAGCTGCTGACCGGTACGCCGGCTGAGGAGAAACGATGA
- the fliQ gene encoding flagellar biosynthesis protein FliQ: MSPEFVTELLVNSLILALMIASPMLVLGLIVGVAISIVQAATSVQEMTLTFIPKIVIVVLGLMYFLPWMIAKLTAFTINLITNMPQAIG, encoded by the coding sequence ATGTCGCCGGAATTTGTCACGGAACTGCTGGTCAACTCCCTGATTCTCGCGCTGATGATCGCGTCGCCCATGCTGGTTCTCGGCCTGATTGTAGGGGTGGCTATTTCCATTGTGCAGGCGGCAACTTCCGTACAGGAAATGACACTTACCTTTATCCCGAAAATTGTGATTGTCGTTTTAGGGCTTATGTATTTTCTGCCCTGGATGATCGCGAAACTGACCGCTTTCACCATCAACCTCATCACCAATATGCCCCAGGCGATCGGGTAG
- the fliN gene encoding flagellar motor switch protein FliN codes for MAVPQKKNQLQIENEELLKKLEWYGDIMFNLDVELGRIAMTLREVLELKEGSIVELKKTAGESVDVMVNQCLLATAEIVVIEDNFAIRITDIIDDDTVLQKYLQGAYQE; via the coding sequence GTGGCCGTTCCCCAGAAGAAAAACCAGCTCCAGATCGAAAATGAGGAGCTCCTCAAGAAGCTGGAGTGGTATGGAGATATCATGTTCAACCTCGATGTTGAACTGGGACGTATCGCCATGACGCTGAGGGAAGTGCTGGAGCTCAAAGAGGGTTCAATCGTCGAGCTGAAGAAGACGGCGGGCGAGTCGGTGGATGTCATGGTGAACCAGTGCCTGCTGGCAACAGCGGAAATTGTGGTGATTGAGGACAATTTTGCGATCCGGATAACGGATATTATCGACGATGACACGGTTCTGCAGAAATACCTCCAGGGAGCTTATCAGGAATGA
- the flhB gene encoding flagellar biosynthesis protein FlhB, which translates to MPPESDQEKTEEPTPKKLEKAREEGNVAKSKDMSDTAVLFAGVMTLYFLHERMLEGFFAIMRNYLDLTRNTFPTINEMPSFGITILLQMLHILWPLFLALTLFALAINIGQIGLLWSSKAVAPKWSKLNPIKGIAQKFSLKNLIEVTKSLLKVSVFGPVAYFIAKDEFGSILMMMHLTPIEIFATALMIIFKIWITIILIMLIVSAVDFYFQKYQHHEKLKMSKQEVKEERKQMDGNPEVKQRIRSLQREMAMKRMMGDVPKSDVVITNPLFLAVALKYDTEVKAAPYLVAKGQELVAQRIRDLALEHDIPIQQDPLLARQLYDSLEPGDEITHELYQAVAEILAEIYRQKGKI; encoded by the coding sequence ATGCCTCCCGAATCAGATCAGGAGAAAACCGAGGAACCGACCCCGAAAAAGCTTGAGAAAGCCAGGGAAGAGGGGAACGTTGCCAAAAGCAAGGATATGAGTGACACGGCGGTTCTCTTTGCCGGAGTCATGACTTTGTATTTTCTCCACGAGCGTATGTTAGAGGGTTTTTTTGCCATTATGCGCAATTATCTCGATCTGACGCGCAACACCTTTCCGACTATTAATGAAATGCCCTCCTTCGGCATTACCATTCTGCTGCAGATGCTACATATTCTCTGGCCCCTCTTCCTTGCCCTCACTCTCTTTGCGCTGGCAATCAATATTGGGCAGATCGGTCTGCTGTGGTCGAGCAAAGCGGTTGCGCCAAAATGGTCCAAACTCAACCCTATCAAGGGGATAGCTCAGAAGTTTTCTCTGAAAAACCTCATAGAGGTCACAAAAAGTCTGCTGAAGGTCTCGGTCTTTGGTCCAGTGGCGTATTTTATTGCCAAGGATGAGTTTGGCTCAATTTTAATGATGATGCATCTGACCCCCATAGAGATTTTTGCCACAGCGCTCATGATTATTTTTAAGATCTGGATCACCATTATTCTCATTATGCTGATAGTTTCGGCGGTGGATTTTTACTTTCAGAAGTACCAGCACCATGAAAAACTCAAGATGAGTAAACAGGAGGTAAAGGAAGAACGCAAGCAGATGGATGGAAATCCCGAAGTCAAGCAGCGTATACGCTCCCTGCAGAGGGAGATGGCCATGAAGCGCATGATGGGCGATGTGCCCAAGTCGGATGTTGTCATCACCAACCCCCTGTTCCTGGCGGTGGCGCTCAAATACGATACTGAGGTCAAGGCCGCCCCCTATCTTGTTGCAAAAGGACAGGAACTGGTGGCTCAGCGTATACGGGATCTGGCCCTTGAACATGATATTCCCATTCAACAGGATCCCCTGCTGGCTCGACAGTTGTACGACTCCCTTGAACCAGGCGATGAGATTACCCATGAACTCTACCAGGCGGTGGCGGAAATCCTGGCTGAGATTTATAGACAAAAAGGAAAAATATAG
- a CDS encoding OmpA/MotB family protein, whose translation MKKRQPRKKRAQPSAPFFLVTFSDLAILLLTFFILLLSMATLDKIKIVQSLGTLRDSLGVLNLGRQTEVSPVPVVVTAQIQEVEQIQMEEVINAIQAMVQVTGLEDSVEVDSQQDTEGIKVTLAEEILFDRGRAEIKPAAFPILDQLAAIIHQSKRKVRIEGHTDNVQVPASRYPTNWELSTARSVNVVKYFVQARNLDPRIFVAAGYGEFSPVVPNITESNRAKNRRVEIYFEGLDEESQELQRLREMLTP comes from the coding sequence ATGAAGAAACGTCAGCCCCGCAAGAAGCGTGCGCAGCCAAGTGCCCCTTTCTTTCTGGTTACCTTTTCGGATCTCGCGATCCTGCTGCTTACGTTCTTTATTCTGCTGCTCTCCATGGCAACCCTGGATAAAATCAAGATTGTCCAATCCCTGGGGACTCTGCGCGACTCCCTCGGTGTCCTGAACCTTGGACGACAGACGGAAGTTTCACCCGTTCCGGTGGTGGTGACGGCCCAGATCCAGGAAGTCGAGCAGATACAGATGGAAGAGGTTATCAACGCCATACAGGCTATGGTGCAGGTCACGGGACTTGAAGACAGTGTCGAGGTGGACAGTCAGCAGGACACCGAGGGAATCAAGGTGACTCTGGCCGAGGAGATTCTCTTCGATCGTGGCCGCGCCGAGATCAAGCCTGCGGCGTTTCCGATTCTCGATCAGCTGGCCGCCATTATCCACCAGTCAAAGCGTAAAGTGCGCATAGAAGGACATACGGACAATGTGCAGGTGCCGGCATCGCGTTACCCCACAAACTGGGAGCTCTCCACGGCGCGCTCTGTGAATGTGGTGAAGTACTTTGTACAGGCCCGCAACCTTGATCCACGGATATTTGTGGCGGCAGGCTATGGCGAGTTCAGTCCAGTGGTTCCCAATATTACGGAAAGCAACCGCGCCAAAAACCGACGGGTCGAGATATACTTTGAAGGCCTTGATGAAGAGTCACAGGAGCTGCAGCGACTGCGTGAAATGTTGACGCCCTAG
- a CDS encoding MinD/ParA family protein translates to MSTDQAASLRSLATSKLTSPKAAPGPGRNTRVIAVTSGKGGVGKTNTSANLAFVAAGTGKKVLVIDADIGLANLDITLGITPKYHMGDVLRGTCTLKEVIIPGPNGMWVIPGGSGLDEVARVEEQQMLSILGQSQELDDFDIVIIDTGAGISELVLNFLLVAHEIVIVTTPEPTAFSDAYAVIKHLTTKYQKQNLKLLVNMVKSSSEGQQIHMKMNIMLKRFIQSEIAYLGSVSDDAMLRKCVRKQKLVCDLYPASPASKNFQNLAQRLFDGSTNIISTAQAGFFSSFFERILSGRRS, encoded by the coding sequence ATGAGTACAGATCAGGCCGCATCATTGCGGAGCCTTGCTACCAGTAAACTCACATCACCCAAGGCAGCGCCAGGCCCTGGTCGCAATACCCGCGTTATCGCGGTCACCAGCGGCAAGGGCGGTGTCGGCAAAACCAATACGTCAGCAAACCTTGCCTTTGTCGCTGCCGGAACGGGTAAAAAAGTTCTGGTTATAGATGCGGATATTGGCCTGGCAAACCTCGACATTACCTTGGGTATAACGCCGAAATACCATATGGGCGATGTTCTACGCGGCACCTGCACCCTGAAAGAGGTCATCATTCCAGGCCCCAATGGCATGTGGGTCATTCCCGGGGGCAGTGGACTTGATGAGGTGGCGCGCGTTGAAGAGCAGCAGATGCTCAGTATCCTTGGACAATCACAGGAACTTGATGACTTTGATATCGTCATTATCGACACCGGGGCGGGAATATCCGAACTGGTGCTGAATTTTCTGCTGGTCGCCCATGAGATTGTGATTGTGACAACACCTGAGCCCACGGCATTCAGTGATGCCTATGCTGTTATCAAGCATCTGACGACAAAATATCAGAAGCAGAATCTCAAATTGCTGGTGAATATGGTGAAGAGCTCTTCCGAAGGGCAGCAGATTCACATGAAGATGAACATCATGCTGAAGCGCTTTATTCAAAGTGAAATAGCCTATCTCGGCAGTGTCAGTGATGACGCCATGCTGCGCAAATGTGTGCGCAAGCAGAAGCTGGTCTGCGACCTGTACCCGGCCAGCCCGGCTTCGAAGAACTTCCAGAACCTAGCACAACGCCTTTTCGACGGCAGCACGAATATTATCAGTACCGCACAGGCTGGTTTTTTCTCCAGTTTTTTTGAGCGCATACTCAGCGGGAGGCGATCGTGA